Proteins encoded in a region of the Corynebacterium breve genome:
- the rpsT gene encoding 30S ribosomal protein S20, translating into MANIKQQKKRVLTNEKRRQRNKAVRSAVRTEIRKFREAVESGDKAVATEQLSVASRKLDKAVTKGVFHRNNAANKKSNMAKALNKMD; encoded by the coding sequence ATGGCAAACATCAAGCAGCAGAAGAAGCGCGTTCTTACCAACGAGAAGCGTCGTCAGCGCAACAAGGCAGTTCGCTCTGCAGTTCGCACCGAGATCCGCAAGTTCCGCGAGGCAGTCGAGTCCGGCGACAAGGCTGTAGCAACTGAGCAGCTCAGCGTTGCTTCCCGCAAGCTCGACAAGGCAGTCACCAAGGGAGTCTTCCACCGCAACAACGCGGCAAACAAGAAGTCGAACATGGCTAAGGCCCTGAACAAGATGGACTAA
- a CDS encoding ankyrin repeat domain-containing protein: protein MSENGNDVPQDVQEFAARLFNYARTGDMQLVEYVDQGVNVNLTNQDGNTFVMLASYSGQPELVKALIERGAEVNQPNGRGQTPLGGVIFKKEDAIIDLLLEAGADPHAGHPSGVEAAQMFGREDLLEKFNK, encoded by the coding sequence ATGAGTGAGAATGGAAACGACGTCCCTCAGGACGTGCAGGAATTCGCAGCCCGCCTGTTCAACTACGCGCGCACCGGCGACATGCAGCTTGTCGAATACGTTGACCAGGGTGTGAACGTCAACCTCACCAACCAGGACGGCAACACCTTTGTCATGCTGGCGTCCTACAGTGGCCAGCCGGAGCTGGTCAAGGCTCTCATCGAGCGTGGCGCGGAGGTGAACCAACCGAACGGTCGCGGGCAAACCCCACTGGGCGGTGTGATCTTCAAGAAAGAAGACGCAATCATCGATCTCCTCCTCGAAGCTGGCGCGGATCCCCATGCAGGCCACCCTTCCGGCGTGGAAGCTGCGCAGATGTTTGGGCGTGAAGATCTCCTAGAGAAGTTCAATAAGTGA
- a CDS encoding YoaK family protein gives MSVSAHSRREHLLGAGFAFIAGFVDALAFMFLGGVFLSFMSGNVTRIAASAVSGDWEMVRLAASCVVLFLLGVMEGALVRRLAALRVRPAWVQNVVVLNVALLFVSSSFTLLLGAPAVAVRVASLGIGAMNSIFEKRGEVSIALTYMTGTLVKMGQRFVDTFFGGAHQAWMQHFLIAFSLGSGALVGGFAYAWLGLNALYVATVMILAMSTFTLLWRLRGESVLRIEVAPY, from the coding sequence ATGTCTGTTTCAGCACACTCCCGCCGCGAGCACCTGCTCGGCGCGGGTTTTGCCTTTATCGCAGGCTTTGTCGACGCCCTCGCCTTCATGTTCCTTGGCGGCGTCTTCTTGTCGTTCATGTCAGGTAACGTCACCCGCATCGCCGCCTCCGCCGTCAGCGGGGACTGGGAGATGGTGCGGCTGGCGGCCTCGTGCGTCGTGCTGTTCTTGCTGGGCGTTATGGAAGGCGCGCTTGTTCGTCGTTTAGCGGCATTGCGGGTGCGCCCGGCGTGGGTACAAAACGTGGTTGTTCTCAACGTGGCGCTGCTGTTCGTGAGTTCTTCCTTCACGCTGCTGCTCGGCGCGCCGGCGGTCGCTGTGCGTGTGGCGTCGCTGGGCATCGGCGCGATGAACAGTATCTTTGAGAAACGCGGCGAAGTGTCCATCGCGCTTACCTACATGACGGGCACGCTGGTCAAGATGGGTCAGCGTTTCGTCGACACGTTTTTTGGTGGCGCGCACCAGGCGTGGATGCAACACTTCCTGATCGCGTTTTCCCTGGGCTCCGGGGCGCTCGTCGGCGGTTTTGCCTACGCCTGGCTGGGGCTCAATGCTCTCTACGTGGCCACTGTCATGATCTTGGCGATGTCCACCTTCACCCTGCTGTGGCGCCTGCGCGGCGAAAGCGTCCTACGAATCGAAGTCGCGCCGTACTGA
- a CDS encoding type II toxin-antitoxin system PemK/MazF family toxin produces the protein MSFLRPWRTMDNTTPIDSEKVSTRRSALRDRARSRKAEKTNHLDQGLESLRERLGTTDGAPSRQHASRVKVDPTATLARSVYYSPDLDGPAEPGEVVWVTVPSDPPEERPMLVVGRNSLHIHGLLISTGTKAFGDNFLEIGSGEWQNAPGRCWLRLDKTLTVPETDVRRRGVLFPRLRFDVVANRLRSRFHWA, from the coding sequence ATGAGTTTCCTGCGACCATGGCGCACCATGGACAACACCACTCCGATCGACTCGGAGAAGGTGTCAACGCGCCGGTCTGCACTCCGCGATCGAGCTCGCTCGCGCAAGGCCGAGAAAACCAATCACTTGGATCAGGGCCTCGAATCGCTTCGCGAACGCTTGGGTACCACCGACGGTGCTCCCTCTCGCCAACATGCATCCCGCGTCAAGGTTGACCCCACTGCCACCCTCGCGCGATCGGTGTACTACTCCCCCGACCTTGATGGCCCCGCCGAGCCAGGCGAAGTTGTGTGGGTGACGGTTCCCTCTGATCCTCCGGAAGAGCGCCCAATGCTCGTCGTTGGTCGCAACAGCCTGCATATCCATGGTCTATTAATTTCCACCGGCACCAAGGCATTTGGCGACAACTTCTTGGAAATCGGCAGTGGCGAATGGCAAAATGCGCCCGGCCGCTGCTGGCTACGCCTGGACAAAACGCTGACAGTGCCGGAGACCGACGTGCGTCGTCGAGGCGTTCTTTTCCCGCGTTTGCGCTTTGATGTCGTTGCCAATCGCCTGCGCAGCCGCTTTCACTGGGCATAA
- a CDS encoding LysE family translocator yields MIWTDLGGLVLLNLAGAASPGPDIVLITRTAVRSRKHALATTLGIQVGVLMWCTLTVVGAAALLNAFPTILEFVQIIGGGWITWMGISMLRSGWAERDNPPVDTDEAEARLGSTRSSFWKGLITNLSNPKIVLFLAALVAPLLPPSPSVSTAVIVILALWLTSMALQVGIVLVVSTNAVREKMLRAGPYIDMGAGLFFLVAGVSLIVRGIVGLL; encoded by the coding sequence GTGATCTGGACCGATCTTGGCGGTCTAGTGTTGCTCAACCTCGCGGGCGCCGCCTCGCCTGGACCCGACATCGTCCTCATCACGCGCACCGCGGTGCGCTCGCGCAAGCACGCATTGGCGACGACCCTTGGGATCCAAGTCGGCGTATTAATGTGGTGCACGCTGACCGTCGTCGGCGCTGCCGCGCTGCTCAATGCATTTCCGACGATCCTTGAATTCGTTCAGATCATCGGCGGTGGTTGGATCACGTGGATGGGCATCTCGATGCTCCGCAGCGGTTGGGCGGAACGCGATAACCCGCCGGTTGATACCGACGAAGCAGAAGCAAGGTTAGGATCGACGCGCTCGTCATTTTGGAAAGGCCTGATCACAAACCTTTCCAACCCGAAGATCGTGTTGTTCCTGGCGGCTTTGGTGGCGCCGCTGTTGCCACCGAGCCCGTCGGTGAGCACAGCAGTGATCGTGATCTTAGCGCTGTGGCTGACATCGATGGCTTTGCAGGTGGGCATCGTCCTCGTGGTCTCAACAAACGCGGTGCGCGAGAAGATGTTGCGAGCCGGCCCATATATCGACATGGGCGCCGGACTGTTTTTCCTTGTCGCGGGCGTGAGCCTGATCGTGCGTGGAATCGTCGGTTTGCTCTGA
- the lepA gene encoding translation elongation factor 4 yields MAKNFNNFAETTFTDPARIRNFCIIAHIDHGKSTLADRILQLSNVVEARDMRDQYLDNMDIERERGITIKAQNVRLPWTPRSGNHEGEEIILQMIDTPGHVDFSYEVSRALEACEGAILLVDAAQGIEAQTLANLYMAIDKGLEIIPVLNKIDLPAADPEKYSFEIANIIGCEPEDVLRVSGKTGEGVEKLLDTVVDMIPAPESPNGADAPARAMIFDSVYDTYRGVVTYIRMVDGELRQGQKLHMMNTGTNLELLEIGVVSPTPKKVKGLGPGEVGYLITGVKDVRETKVGDTVTSADKGASEPLKGYEDVKPMVYSGLFPVSQEDFPALRESLEKLQLNDASLTWEPETSVALGFGFRCGFLGLLHMEITRDRLEREFDLDLISTAPSVTYRVVAEDGSEQYVHNPSDWPGGKLQEVAEPIVNMTIIVPSEFVGTTMELCQMKRGQMENMDYLSEDRVELRYTMPLGEIIFDFFDMLKSRTKGYASLNYEEAGEQEADLVKVDILLQGEPVDAFSAIVHKDNAQWYGNKMTKKLKELIPRQQFEVPIQAAIGSKIIARENIRALRKDVLSKCYGGDISRKRKLLEKQKAGKKRMKSIGSVTVPQEAFVAALSTDEE; encoded by the coding sequence ATGGCAAAAAACTTCAATAATTTCGCCGAGACCACTTTCACGGATCCTGCGCGGATTCGTAACTTCTGCATTATCGCGCACATCGACCACGGTAAATCCACCTTGGCCGACCGAATCTTGCAGCTCTCCAACGTGGTGGAAGCGCGCGACATGCGTGACCAGTACCTAGACAACATGGACATCGAGCGCGAACGCGGCATCACAATCAAGGCGCAAAATGTTCGCCTGCCGTGGACTCCCCGCAGCGGCAACCATGAAGGTGAGGAGATCATCCTCCAGATGATCGATACGCCAGGTCACGTCGACTTCTCCTACGAAGTCTCCCGCGCACTTGAGGCGTGTGAAGGTGCGATCTTGCTTGTCGACGCAGCCCAGGGCATCGAGGCGCAGACGCTTGCCAACCTCTACATGGCGATCGATAAAGGCTTGGAAATCATTCCGGTTCTGAACAAAATCGACTTGCCGGCGGCGGACCCAGAGAAGTACTCGTTTGAGATTGCCAACATCATCGGCTGTGAGCCCGAGGACGTGCTGCGTGTCTCCGGCAAAACGGGCGAGGGCGTGGAAAAGCTGTTGGACACCGTTGTGGATATGATCCCGGCGCCTGAATCACCAAACGGTGCAGATGCGCCGGCTCGTGCCATGATTTTCGACTCCGTTTACGACACCTACCGCGGAGTCGTCACCTACATTCGTATGGTCGACGGTGAACTCCGCCAGGGCCAGAAGCTGCACATGATGAACACCGGCACAAATCTGGAGCTGCTGGAGATCGGCGTGGTGTCGCCGACCCCGAAGAAGGTGAAGGGGCTAGGCCCCGGCGAAGTCGGCTACCTGATCACCGGCGTGAAAGACGTCCGCGAAACCAAGGTCGGCGATACCGTCACCTCCGCCGACAAGGGCGCCTCCGAGCCGCTTAAAGGCTACGAGGACGTCAAGCCCATGGTGTATTCGGGCCTGTTCCCAGTGTCCCAGGAAGACTTTCCGGCACTCCGCGAGTCTTTGGAAAAGCTCCAGCTTAACGACGCTTCCCTTACCTGGGAGCCCGAAACCTCTGTCGCCTTGGGCTTCGGCTTCCGCTGTGGTTTCTTGGGTCTGCTCCACATGGAGATCACCCGCGACCGCCTCGAGCGTGAGTTCGACCTCGACCTGATTTCCACCGCGCCTTCCGTTACCTACCGCGTTGTGGCGGAAGACGGTAGCGAGCAATACGTGCACAACCCATCGGATTGGCCGGGTGGCAAGCTACAGGAGGTGGCCGAGCCGATCGTCAACATGACGATCATCGTGCCGTCTGAGTTCGTTGGCACCACGATGGAGCTATGCCAGATGAAACGTGGCCAAATGGAGAACATGGACTACCTGTCCGAGGACCGCGTCGAGCTGCGCTACACCATGCCACTGGGCGAGATCATCTTCGACTTCTTCGACATGCTGAAGTCTCGTACTAAGGGCTACGCCTCGCTGAACTATGAGGAGGCTGGCGAGCAGGAAGCAGACCTGGTCAAGGTGGACATCCTGCTGCAGGGCGAACCAGTGGACGCGTTTTCCGCCATCGTGCACAAGGACAACGCCCAGTGGTACGGAAACAAAATGACCAAAAAGCTCAAAGAACTCATCCCGCGCCAGCAGTTCGAGGTGCCGATCCAGGCTGCGATCGGCTCCAAGATTATTGCCCGCGAGAATATCCGGGCCCTGCGCAAGGATGTCTTGTCCAAGTGCTACGGCGGCGACATCTCGCGAAAGCGCAAGCTGTTGGAGAAGCAAAAGGCCGGCAAGAAGCGCATGAAGTCCATCGGCTCGGTCACCGTGCCTCAGGAAGCATTCGTCGCTGCGCTGTCTACCGACGAAGAATAA
- the holA gene encoding DNA polymerase III subunit delta gives MLNPAHLVVGDDTFLQERATKAIIDQVDPRAEVQRFKAGEVTEGELLQATSPSLFAEERVVVFTGTEAAGKEPTELLLRAAVDPAPGMTLIVCHSGGGRNKSLVPKFKKACEVHEAGAIKNTNELSRWITNEFRSHNVRPTPDVISALQESVGSDLRELAAAVEQLVADTEGEITVRSVRAYYTGVAEVSGFDIADAAVRGNLNFALGSTRRALQLGISPVAIAAALASKVGDIAKLYSTRGNPDQLAKQLGMHPFVAKKTMQVARNWSGDAVSEAVIIIADLDAEVKGQGGDPDFAIENAVRRIAKLA, from the coding sequence ATGTTAAATCCAGCTCACCTTGTTGTCGGCGATGATACGTTTCTGCAGGAACGTGCGACCAAAGCCATCATCGACCAGGTGGATCCTCGCGCTGAGGTGCAGCGCTTCAAAGCGGGAGAGGTGACCGAGGGCGAATTATTGCAAGCCACCAGCCCTTCGCTCTTCGCCGAGGAACGCGTGGTGGTGTTCACCGGCACCGAGGCGGCGGGCAAGGAGCCGACCGAGCTGCTGCTTCGCGCGGCGGTCGATCCCGCGCCGGGTATGACGCTGATCGTCTGTCACTCGGGAGGAGGGCGGAACAAATCTCTGGTGCCAAAGTTTAAGAAGGCGTGCGAGGTGCACGAGGCCGGCGCGATCAAGAACACCAACGAACTGTCACGCTGGATCACCAACGAGTTCCGCAGCCACAACGTGCGCCCGACCCCCGACGTGATTTCCGCGCTGCAAGAATCGGTGGGCTCTGACCTGCGTGAACTAGCGGCCGCGGTTGAGCAGCTAGTGGCAGACACCGAAGGCGAAATCACGGTGCGCTCCGTGCGCGCCTATTACACGGGCGTGGCAGAGGTGTCCGGTTTCGATATCGCCGATGCTGCTGTGCGCGGGAACCTTAATTTCGCGCTGGGTTCCACGCGGCGCGCTTTGCAGCTGGGGATCAGCCCGGTGGCGATCGCGGCAGCGCTTGCGAGCAAGGTCGGCGATATTGCCAAGCTCTACAGCACCCGCGGCAACCCGGATCAATTGGCAAAGCAGCTGGGGATGCACCCGTTCGTCGCAAAGAAAACGATGCAGGTGGCGAGGAATTGGTCGGGCGATGCGGTGAGCGAAGCCGTGATCATCATCGCGGACCTCGATGCAGAAGTGAAAGGTCAAGGTGGCGATCCGGATTTTGCCATCGAGAATGCAGTCCGACGGATCGCCAAGCTCGCGTGA
- a CDS encoding BCCT family transporter produces the protein MAQPTPDNDHSSSTAAGLYPHNIHPGLVPGISVDEQRNRFGVDKFVFAITAVAILAFIAWGIINPQSVADTASTAFAWGMENAGWLLNIVMLLGILIMVILAFSRFGRIRLGKDDEEPEFSRFSWIAMMFGAGIGVGIFFFGPSEPLWMYLDPPPETVEAGTPAALHQAVAQAHFHWGLAAWGLYAFVGAAIAYSTYRRGRVSLISSVFTPLLGLGRTQGVLGRVIDMLAIVATLFGTAATLGLSATQIATGVEIVSGVGEVGNAVLFIIIGVLSAGFILSAISGVSRGIRYLSNTNISLTLLLVVFVFLTGPTLFLLNLIPSGTVYYLSEYLNMASRSLSWGEDTVAFQGAWTAFYWAWWIAWTPFVGMFIARISRGRSLREFTLATMLVPTAILIFAFTVFGGTAITFSRDGLAAFDGTASSEQVLFAMFAELPLAQITPFLLMLVLAIFFITSADSASVVMGTMSSKGDPSPNKLVVVFWGLCMMGIAIVMLLSGGEDSLSGLQNLTILIALPFSVVILGMMVAFIKDLSTDPIAIRRTYARTAVENAVVRGLKEHGDDFALSVTEAPAGEGAGEKFDSTDESLTDWYQRTDEEGKKVDYDYETGEWADGYVDEDLQAQRIERAEKEAAEKAELEKRDAERLAQLEAEAQENNQQ, from the coding sequence ATGGCCCAGCCAACACCCGACAACGACCATTCATCCTCCACTGCTGCGGGTCTCTATCCGCACAACATCCACCCAGGCCTTGTTCCCGGCATCAGTGTCGACGAACAACGCAACCGCTTCGGCGTAGATAAGTTCGTCTTCGCGATCACGGCCGTTGCGATCCTGGCGTTCATCGCGTGGGGCATCATCAACCCGCAGTCCGTGGCGGACACAGCCTCCACCGCGTTCGCGTGGGGGATGGAAAACGCGGGCTGGCTGCTCAACATCGTGATGCTGCTCGGCATCCTCATCATGGTTATCCTTGCGTTCTCCCGCTTCGGCAGGATTCGCCTGGGCAAAGACGACGAAGAACCGGAGTTCTCCCGTTTTTCATGGATCGCGATGATGTTCGGCGCGGGCATCGGCGTGGGAATCTTCTTCTTCGGCCCTTCCGAGCCGCTCTGGATGTATCTTGACCCGCCACCAGAAACTGTGGAAGCGGGCACCCCTGCCGCGTTGCACCAAGCCGTCGCCCAAGCCCACTTCCACTGGGGCTTGGCCGCGTGGGGACTGTACGCCTTCGTCGGCGCGGCGATTGCCTACAGCACTTATCGACGAGGCCGCGTCTCCCTCATCTCCTCCGTTTTCACGCCGCTGCTCGGCTTGGGCCGCACCCAGGGCGTGCTGGGACGCGTGATTGACATGCTGGCGATCGTCGCCACGCTTTTTGGCACTGCTGCCACCCTGGGACTTTCCGCAACGCAGATCGCTACCGGTGTGGAAATCGTCAGCGGTGTCGGCGAGGTAGGCAACGCCGTGCTGTTCATCATCATCGGCGTGTTGTCTGCGGGATTCATCCTCTCGGCGATCTCGGGCGTGTCCCGCGGAATCCGCTACCTGTCCAATACAAACATTTCGCTGACGCTGTTGCTAGTGGTGTTTGTATTCCTTACCGGCCCGACGTTGTTCCTGCTCAACCTGATTCCATCGGGCACCGTGTACTACCTGTCGGAGTACCTGAACATGGCTTCGCGGTCCTTGTCGTGGGGCGAGGATACCGTCGCGTTCCAAGGCGCATGGACCGCGTTCTACTGGGCGTGGTGGATCGCCTGGACGCCGTTTGTTGGCATGTTCATCGCACGGATCTCCCGCGGCCGTTCACTTCGCGAGTTCACCCTAGCCACCATGCTCGTCCCGACGGCCATCCTGATCTTCGCCTTCACCGTGTTCGGCGGCACCGCGATCACCTTCTCCCGAGACGGACTCGCAGCATTCGACGGCACCGCATCGTCCGAGCAGGTGCTCTTTGCAATGTTCGCCGAACTCCCGCTAGCGCAGATCACCCCGTTCCTGCTGATGCTGGTCCTCGCGATCTTCTTCATCACCTCCGCAGACTCCGCCTCCGTGGTCATGGGCACCATGAGTTCCAAGGGCGATCCTTCCCCGAACAAGCTCGTTGTCGTGTTCTGGGGACTGTGCATGATGGGTATCGCGATCGTCATGCTGCTCTCCGGCGGCGAGGACTCCCTATCTGGTTTGCAAAACCTCACCATCTTGATCGCGCTGCCGTTCTCCGTGGTCATCTTGGGCATGATGGTCGCGTTTATCAAGGACCTCAGCACCGACCCGATCGCCATCCGCCGCACTTACGCGCGTACGGCAGTAGAAAACGCCGTGGTCCGCGGCCTGAAGGAGCATGGCGACGACTTCGCGCTCTCCGTCACCGAGGCTCCAGCAGGCGAGGGTGCTGGCGAGAAGTTCGACTCCACTGACGAGTCCCTTACCGACTGGTACCAGCGCACCGACGAGGAAGGCAAAAAGGTCGACTACGACTACGAGACCGGCGAGTGGGCCGACGGCTACGTCGACGAGGACCTACAGGCACAGCGCATCGAGCGCGCCGAGAAAGAAGCCGCCGAAAAAGCCGAGCTAGAAAAGCGCGACGCCGAGCGCTTGGCCCAATTGGAGGCCGAGGCGCAGGAGAACAATCAACAGTAG
- a CDS encoding FMN-binding negative transcriptional regulator codes for MYVTNAYRMDHEEALELASSIGVGQFVTNSDEGMEATLLPFVLKLDDDRVVVETHFARVNRQWEDEEVLIIVQGPTTFISGLDLPPEPEDARLPRVPSMDYVTVHMKGRMRHRQHDEEFTLRHLAELVDKFEDEWNVPEHSDPRLVKDILPALVAVEIEVTEVLGKWKLHQGLTPDEIQYTADNLRRRGTEEAAQVASLMESKAIPWAEQRAARNAVTAQLPVPKPSKPRPPHVYKYERG; via the coding sequence ATGTATGTCACCAATGCTTATCGAATGGATCACGAAGAGGCGCTCGAGCTCGCATCGAGCATCGGGGTTGGACAGTTTGTCACCAATTCCGACGAAGGCATGGAGGCCACGCTGCTGCCTTTCGTGCTGAAGCTTGACGACGACCGCGTGGTCGTCGAAACGCACTTCGCCCGGGTGAACCGCCAGTGGGAGGACGAAGAAGTTCTGATCATTGTCCAGGGGCCAACCACGTTCATCTCCGGGCTAGACCTCCCGCCGGAGCCGGAGGACGCGCGACTACCTCGCGTGCCATCGATGGACTACGTCACCGTGCACATGAAGGGCCGGATGCGCCACCGCCAGCACGATGAGGAATTCACGCTGCGTCACCTGGCAGAACTCGTCGACAAGTTCGAAGACGAATGGAACGTCCCCGAGCACTCCGATCCCCGACTGGTCAAGGACATCCTGCCCGCGCTTGTCGCAGTCGAGATCGAGGTCACTGAGGTGCTGGGCAAGTGGAAGCTCCATCAGGGACTGACACCCGACGAGATCCAGTACACCGCAGATAACCTGCGTCGACGAGGCACCGAAGAAGCAGCGCAGGTCGCCAGCCTAATGGAGTCCAAGGCGATCCCGTGGGCCGAACAGCGCGCCGCGCGCAACGCTGTGACTGCGCAGCTTCCGGTGCCTAAGCCGTCAAAGCCGCGTCCGCCTCATGTGTATAAGTACGAACGCGGCTAA
- a CDS encoding ComEC/Rec2 family competence protein, with protein sequence MSELRLVPAAAMTWLVTLCVLIGVPRVAVVGACVLGIVFAATRQWGQLILCSAFSAAAAFLASARVRAAQAFSLGDDLVATVVAKPKELASGTWLVKVRAGGYPAEIPVFAEELQSGVVPGARVVVAGGLRESDRPGVGWFTLNGDVSVVDPPRGFAAFAAHVRESLAISVEAHVPDHSQGLIPGMVLGDTSLQSHAEQDAYIATGLSHLSAVSGANVAIVATASVMIARAVGVGLRAQVVAAGVTVFVFAGLVGAEPSVLRATVTGLVGLVAVLASSNVQPMHALSLATIALVLFDSDMAVNYGFALSVAATVGIIALNPMLYRWLARTRWPDILVRALAVAIAADLMTMPIIALMTGEVSLVSVAANVLVAPATAPVTVLGLIAVLLTLLPGGLEQLLFFAIQPFTWWIHTIGHGLAALPNSTTSATPWLVLLGYGWVLAGFMYHRPRTTLLFVLAALILPMLSAPRAPEVDIGQLATYVVDKQENIEPIPTGTELIVVLDDEGRPAPRGTRTAGGIPVLFPHRDGEVRVHEDGSQHAADGRF encoded by the coding sequence GTGAGCGAACTCCGACTAGTCCCTGCCGCCGCAATGACGTGGCTTGTGACGCTGTGCGTCCTAATCGGCGTGCCTCGCGTGGCCGTGGTTGGTGCATGCGTGCTTGGCATAGTCTTCGCGGCCACCAGACAATGGGGTCAGCTCATCCTGTGCAGCGCGTTCTCTGCGGCTGCGGCTTTTCTCGCTTCGGCCCGGGTCCGCGCTGCGCAGGCATTTTCGCTTGGCGACGACCTCGTGGCCACGGTCGTCGCCAAGCCGAAAGAGCTGGCATCCGGCACGTGGTTGGTGAAAGTCAGAGCGGGTGGGTATCCCGCAGAGATTCCCGTGTTTGCCGAAGAATTGCAAAGTGGGGTGGTGCCGGGCGCACGGGTGGTCGTCGCAGGTGGTCTGCGGGAATCTGATCGGCCCGGGGTCGGATGGTTCACGCTCAATGGGGACGTTTCCGTGGTGGACCCGCCGCGAGGTTTTGCGGCTTTCGCGGCCCACGTTCGTGAGTCGTTAGCCATATCGGTCGAGGCACACGTCCCGGATCATTCCCAAGGTCTCATCCCAGGCATGGTGCTCGGCGATACTTCGCTGCAATCCCACGCGGAGCAGGATGCATACATTGCCACGGGGCTTTCGCACCTCTCGGCGGTCTCGGGGGCGAACGTGGCAATCGTCGCCACCGCTTCCGTGATGATCGCGCGCGCCGTTGGCGTGGGGCTTCGTGCGCAAGTCGTTGCAGCTGGTGTCACGGTGTTTGTCTTCGCAGGTTTGGTGGGCGCGGAGCCTTCGGTCCTGCGAGCCACCGTCACGGGTCTTGTCGGACTGGTGGCAGTGCTTGCTTCGTCGAATGTGCAGCCCATGCACGCCCTCAGCTTAGCGACGATCGCGCTTGTCCTCTTCGACTCCGACATGGCGGTCAACTACGGGTTTGCTCTCTCAGTGGCCGCGACAGTCGGGATAATCGCGCTCAATCCGATGCTGTATCGCTGGCTGGCGCGCACCCGCTGGCCGGACATCCTCGTCCGCGCACTCGCGGTGGCGATCGCCGCCGACCTCATGACCATGCCGATCATCGCGTTGATGACCGGCGAAGTCTCACTAGTATCCGTCGCCGCCAACGTGCTGGTTGCACCTGCCACCGCGCCCGTGACCGTGCTCGGCCTCATCGCGGTGCTGCTGACATTGCTTCCCGGCGGGCTTGAGCAACTCCTCTTTTTCGCAATCCAACCCTTCACCTGGTGGATTCACACCATTGGACACGGCCTCGCAGCCCTACCCAACTCCACCACATCCGCCACACCGTGGTTGGTCTTGCTTGGTTACGGGTGGGTACTCGCCGGTTTCATGTACCACCGCCCCCGCACCACGCTGTTGTTCGTCCTCGCAGCCCTCATACTTCCCATGCTCAGCGCGCCGCGCGCACCGGAGGTGGATATCGGGCAGTTGGCAACGTACGTCGTCGATAAGCAAGAAAACATAGAGCCCATCCCGACCGGAACCGAACTGATCGTCGTGCTTGACGACGAAGGCCGGCCCGCCCCACGTGGCACCCGCACAGCCGGGGGCATCCCGGTGCTCTTTCCGCACCGCGACGGGGAAGTGCGTGTGCACGAGGACGGTAGTCAACACGCAGCCGACGGGCGGTTCTAG